A stretch of the Leptolyngbya sp. FACHB-261 genome encodes the following:
- a CDS encoding Mut7-C RNAse domain-containing protein has protein sequence MRKAHFRFYAELNDFLAPERRQARFSHCFRGHESVKDLIESLGVPHPEVNLILVNGESTDFYYSVQDGDWLSIYPAFTTIDIEPVSRVQPQPLPQARFVLDINLGRLATYLRMLGFDVLYWNDGQDEDLARLSCNEERILLSRDRGLLKRSIVNHGYCVRSTDPQEQLVEVLRRFNLFGAIMPFRRCLSCNSELELVAKDSILERLPPQTRQDYEDFRLCPRCDQIYWQGSHYQRMQQFIEQVLQQQPLQHRLKT, from the coding sequence ATGAGGAAAGCCCACTTTCGCTTTTATGCTGAACTCAATGACTTTCTGGCTCCTGAGCGAAGACAGGCGAGGTTCAGTCATTGCTTCAGAGGCCATGAGTCAGTCAAAGATTTAATTGAGTCGCTAGGTGTCCCTCATCCAGAGGTCAACCTCATTCTGGTCAATGGTGAATCAACCGACTTCTACTATTCAGTACAAGACGGAGACTGGCTTAGTATCTACCCGGCCTTTACGACTATTGATATTGAACCAGTTAGCCGAGTGCAACCCCAACCTCTGCCTCAAGCTCGCTTTGTCCTAGATATCAATCTTGGTCGCCTAGCAACCTACCTGCGGATGCTGGGATTTGATGTGTTGTACTGGAACGATGGCCAAGACGAGGACTTAGCTCGCCTCTCCTGTAATGAGGAGCGGATTCTACTGAGCCGGGACCGGGGCTTGCTAAAACGCAGTATAGTCAATCACGGTTATTGCGTTCGCTCTACTGATCCTCAAGAGCAGTTAGTTGAAGTTCTACGACGCTTTAATCTGTTTGGAGCGATTATGCCGTTCCGGCGATGTCTGAGTTGCAACAGCGAATTAGAACTGGTTGCTAAGGACAGCATCCTGGAGCGGTTACCACCTCAAACTAGACAGGACTATGAGGACTTTCGCCTCTGCCCCCGTTGCGACCAAATCTACTGGCAGGGTTCTCATTACCAACGGATGCAGCAATTCATCGAGCAAGTTCTTCAGCAGCAACCGCTTCAGCATAGGCTGAAAACCTAG